One genomic region from Rothia dentocariosa ATCC 17931 encodes:
- a CDS encoding cytochrome c oxidase assembly protein: protein MATTSSQPQKTEADPQRASVRPGLSAPWITAYVGVGLLTLLVSLRLTLANSATELADAGGFVRWALPISEVIHNFSMATTMGALIFAMGIIPRYAADAAGTHRGKRTTKNAVDKEYKPFADVLNLAAASAVLWTLAALAVLILSYADISGRPIGSGTDYASELISYITTLDAGKEKGMTVVVAAVVATACFGVRSLMGLFFIFMISLVGIADMALSGHSSGGQDHMGAVNSLGLHLLGVSIWCGGLIALAFISRGISGKDAGTGTIVEAHRGEHTAASRRVPMAQAVLRRYSLLALIGFILVLLSGITNAGVRMSSWRDLGTDYGKIVLLKLGLTLLLGVIGAAHRLYLIPALSAGKMSGTRALWSAISAELVIMGAASGLGASLSRTPPPVPETLAPDATPVRIITWYDMPPEPHFQRWFTEWRWDWFWVAVLGYLAIVYLWAFVKVRRAGDSWPVMRAVSWMLGLLVLNYITSGPPAVYSRVLFSVHMFEHMVLTMVVPILLVLGAPVTLLLKALEPRQDGTRGPREWIVRIVHSGWSKVVTHPIFAAINFAGSIIIVYFTPLFGVMLRYHIGHEFMMIHFTLTGYIFMLVLIGIDPIPHRPEYPMRLIMLIATLGYHAFVGISIMNSKALLEASWFGNLGRTWGLSALDDQKMGGALMWGIGEIPTMIVAIAVGFQWSMADKKLAARIDRQADRDGDAELNAYNEMFERLHEEDARHGS from the coding sequence ATGGCTACTACGTCTTCACAACCGCAGAAAACCGAGGCTGACCCTCAGCGCGCCTCCGTGCGCCCCGGGCTGTCCGCGCCCTGGATTACCGCCTATGTAGGGGTCGGTCTGCTAACTCTGCTGGTCTCGTTAAGGCTAACCCTAGCGAACTCGGCGACCGAGCTTGCCGATGCTGGTGGTTTTGTACGCTGGGCGCTGCCTATTTCCGAGGTTATTCATAATTTCTCGATGGCGACGACCATGGGTGCGCTGATCTTCGCGATGGGCATTATTCCCCGCTATGCAGCCGATGCCGCCGGAACACACCGAGGCAAACGCACCACGAAAAACGCCGTCGATAAAGAGTACAAGCCATTCGCCGACGTGCTGAACCTTGCCGCCGCCTCCGCCGTGCTGTGGACTCTCGCGGCGCTTGCCGTCTTGATTCTTTCCTATGCCGATATTTCGGGGCGACCCATTGGCTCTGGCACCGATTACGCTAGTGAGCTCATCAGTTATATCACCACCTTAGATGCTGGCAAAGAAAAAGGCATGACCGTCGTGGTCGCCGCCGTAGTCGCCACCGCCTGTTTCGGGGTGCGCTCGCTCATGGGACTGTTTTTCATCTTCATGATCTCGCTCGTCGGTATCGCGGATATGGCGCTTTCGGGGCATTCCTCGGGCGGGCAGGACCATATGGGCGCCGTCAACTCCCTGGGGTTGCACCTGCTGGGGGTGAGCATCTGGTGCGGTGGACTGATCGCGCTGGCGTTTATCTCGCGCGGTATTTCGGGTAAGGACGCGGGCACCGGCACCATCGTCGAGGCACACCGCGGCGAACACACGGCGGCATCTCGTCGCGTGCCGATGGCCCAGGCGGTACTGCGCCGCTACTCGCTGCTTGCCCTCATCGGGTTCATTCTCGTGCTGCTCTCGGGTATTACGAACGCCGGGGTGCGCATGTCGTCGTGGCGGGATTTAGGCACCGACTACGGCAAGATTGTGCTGCTTAAACTGGGGTTAACGCTTCTGCTCGGGGTAATCGGGGCAGCGCATCGGCTTTATCTGATTCCCGCGCTCTCTGCTGGTAAGATGAGCGGCACGCGTGCCCTGTGGAGCGCCATCTCTGCTGAGCTCGTGATCATGGGGGCAGCCTCCGGACTGGGGGCTTCGCTCTCACGTACACCGCCGCCGGTTCCGGAAACTCTCGCGCCGGATGCCACGCCGGTGCGCATTATCACCTGGTACGATATGCCGCCCGAACCGCATTTTCAGCGTTGGTTCACCGAGTGGCGCTGGGACTGGTTCTGGGTTGCTGTGCTGGGGTATCTGGCGATTGTATATCTGTGGGCGTTCGTGAAAGTACGTCGTGCGGGTGACTCTTGGCCCGTGATGCGCGCTGTCTCCTGGATGTTAGGGCTGCTCGTGCTGAACTACATCACCTCCGGTCCACCCGCTGTATATTCGCGTGTGCTGTTTTCGGTGCATATGTTTGAGCATATGGTGCTCACGATGGTCGTGCCGATTCTGCTCGTATTGGGCGCGCCCGTAACGCTGCTGCTTAAGGCGCTGGAACCCCGCCAAGACGGTACGCGAGGTCCTCGTGAGTGGATTGTGCGCATCGTGCATTCGGGGTGGTCGAAAGTTGTTACACACCCCATTTTTGCCGCCATAAACTTTGCGGGATCGATTATTATCGTCTATTTCACGCCGCTTTTCGGGGTGATGCTGCGGTATCATATCGGGCACGAATTCATGATGATTCACTTTACGCTCACGGGCTATATCTTCATGCTGGTGCTTATCGGCATTGACCCGATTCCGCACCGCCCCGAGTACCCGATGCGTCTGATTATGCTGATCGCAACCCTGGGGTACCACGCCTTCGTCGGCATCTCGATCATGAACTCCAAGGCGCTCCTGGAAGCTTCTTGGTTCGGCAATCTGGGGCGCACTTGGGGTTTGTCGGCGCTGGACGACCAGAAGATGGGCGGCGCGCTCATGTGGGGTATCGGTGAAATCCCGACCATGATCGTGGCGATCGCGGTGGGTTTCCAATGGTCTATGGCAGATAAGAAACTTGCCGCACGCATTGACCGGCAGGCCGACCGTGATGGGGATGCCGAACTGAATGCCTACAACGAGATGTTTGAGCGCCTGCATGAAGAGGATGCGCGCCACGGCTCCTAA
- a CDS encoding NHL domain-containing thioredoxin family protein, whose protein sequence is MSETSNQYSGQDHTGQKTVRVRASELTGRSWLNTGEKSLDLQTLRGKIVILDFWTLCCINCLHVLDELRPLEEEFSDVLVTVGVHSPKFEHEADPVALAAAVDRYDIKHPVLDDPELTTWQAYTARAWPTLVVIDPEGYIVAHLSGEGHVQGLTSLVRELVAEHEAKGTLHRGDGPYVPRPKTEGTFAFPGKAIELPTEFGPKNLFGTGARTYLVSDTARHRILQVAEDLNTVLATYGGGEDGEKGYADGTGTTARFNEPQGLALVPAELREKLGYDVLITDTVNHRLRSLNLRTGEVRTLAGNGVQRVIDGDNAVTGNANHIPADAPATAVALSSPWDAVYSRAAGQFVIAMAGTHQLFGYDPVSETVSIFAGAGVEGLQDGTAEDAWFAQPSGIIEARDGSLWVVCSETSGLRHVTFTRDDHGRQSVQVTSAVGLGLFDFGFVDGDSQTSRMQHPLGLAELPDGSIAVADTYNGAIRRWDPAAKELSTLQRGLAEPADLLVEHIPGEDPRLIIVETNAHQLVRAAIPAQAQKVDEGAITTARPATKLTGGTLEFTSRFTVPTGQKLDTRWGDPTQLKISSTPENFLLDGAGTSQGLSRTLVLNPEIQEAVLHITARAAACDGTPDGDIPEHAACHLYQQDWGIPVIVTGNAADESELVLDLRGIN, encoded by the coding sequence GTGAGCGAAACCAGCAACCAGTATTCCGGGCAAGATCATACCGGGCAGAAAACCGTGCGCGTGCGCGCCAGCGAACTAACCGGACGATCCTGGCTCAACACCGGCGAGAAGAGCCTAGACCTGCAGACTCTTCGCGGCAAAATCGTGATTCTCGATTTCTGGACCCTGTGCTGCATTAACTGCCTGCACGTGCTCGACGAGCTGCGCCCCCTCGAAGAAGAATTCTCGGATGTGCTCGTCACCGTGGGCGTGCACAGCCCCAAATTTGAGCATGAGGCAGACCCGGTAGCGCTTGCCGCAGCCGTAGACCGCTACGACATCAAACACCCCGTACTCGACGACCCTGAACTCACCACCTGGCAGGCCTACACCGCCCGCGCTTGGCCCACACTCGTGGTCATCGACCCCGAAGGATATATTGTGGCGCATCTATCCGGGGAGGGGCACGTGCAGGGGCTTACCTCACTCGTGCGTGAGCTCGTTGCCGAACACGAAGCAAAAGGTACCCTGCATCGAGGCGACGGTCCCTATGTGCCCCGGCCCAAAACCGAGGGAACATTCGCTTTCCCGGGGAAAGCTATCGAACTTCCCACAGAGTTCGGGCCCAAAAACCTGTTTGGCACCGGCGCACGCACCTACCTGGTGTCCGATACCGCTAGGCACCGCATCCTGCAGGTTGCCGAGGACCTCAACACGGTACTGGCAACCTACGGCGGGGGAGAGGACGGCGAAAAAGGCTACGCTGATGGGACCGGAACCACTGCACGCTTTAACGAACCGCAAGGGCTTGCCCTGGTACCCGCCGAACTTCGTGAAAAACTCGGGTACGATGTACTGATCACCGACACCGTGAATCACCGGCTGCGCTCGCTGAACCTGCGCACGGGCGAGGTTCGTACCCTTGCGGGCAACGGCGTGCAGCGCGTGATTGATGGAGACAACGCCGTCACGGGCAACGCGAACCATATCCCCGCGGATGCGCCCGCCACCGCTGTAGCCCTCTCATCCCCGTGGGATGCGGTCTACTCGCGTGCAGCCGGGCAGTTTGTGATCGCGATGGCTGGTACCCACCAACTCTTCGGCTACGACCCCGTCTCTGAAACCGTCAGTATTTTTGCGGGCGCCGGGGTTGAAGGGCTGCAGGACGGTACCGCCGAGGACGCATGGTTTGCCCAGCCCTCCGGCATTATCGAGGCGCGTGACGGCAGCCTGTGGGTCGTCTGCTCGGAAACCAGCGGGCTGCGCCACGTAACCTTTACGCGGGATGATCACGGACGCCAGAGCGTACAGGTGACCTCTGCTGTAGGGCTGGGTCTGTTCGATTTCGGGTTTGTGGACGGTGACTCGCAGACATCCCGCATGCAGCATCCGCTGGGGCTCGCGGAGCTTCCCGACGGCTCTATTGCGGTGGCAGACACCTATAACGGTGCGATTCGCCGCTGGGATCCTGCCGCGAAGGAACTGAGCACCTTGCAGCGTGGACTCGCCGAACCTGCCGACCTCCTGGTGGAGCATATTCCGGGTGAGGATCCCCGCCTGATAATTGTGGAAACCAATGCGCATCAGTTGGTGCGTGCCGCCATTCCGGCGCAGGCGCAGAAAGTGGACGAAGGGGCGATTACAACCGCCCGGCCCGCCACGAAGCTTACCGGCGGAACCCTCGAATTTACCTCGCGGTTTACCGTGCCGACCGGGCAGAAACTCGATACCCGCTGGGGAGACCCGACCCAGCTGAAAATCTCATCCACCCCCGAAAATTTCCTGCTGGACGGTGCCGGTACCTCCCAGGGACTCAGTCGTACCCTCGTGCTCAACCCCGAAATTCAGGAGGCGGTGCTGCACATTACCGCCCGCGCCGCTGCCTGCGACGGCACCCCCGACGGCGATATTCCCGAGCACGCCGCATGCCACCTATACCAGCAGGACTGGGGTATTCCGGTCATCGTCACCGGTAATGCCGCGGATGAGAGCGAACTCGTGCTGGATTTGCGAGGGATTAACTAA
- a CDS encoding DUF4097 family beta strand repeat-containing protein, translated as MPIALPEPVSLAVEALDLEVAITAAETQDATAELPHEELFDVSTEDGVIQIVQRERYWKSKFAKRTSFLSFGGPKIVISLPHDSFLDVLRVQTNSTCRLEGVRTTHADLAATTGTIRCLNASFTHAKVTAKSSSVKMVDSTVAEDATLTVTGGSVTTTGTFTEMPGYRIEDVSGKVQILDQPCEPGDSHNAKGQPSVFINCIGGSVTLA; from the coding sequence ATGCCTATCGCGTTGCCTGAGCCCGTGTCTTTAGCTGTTGAAGCACTCGACCTTGAGGTCGCTATTACCGCAGCAGAAACCCAGGATGCGACTGCAGAGTTACCGCATGAAGAACTTTTTGACGTAAGCACCGAAGATGGTGTGATCCAGATTGTTCAGCGGGAACGCTACTGGAAATCCAAGTTTGCCAAGCGCACCTCGTTTTTATCCTTTGGGGGACCTAAGATCGTTATCAGCCTTCCACACGATTCTTTTCTTGACGTTCTGCGGGTTCAGACAAACTCAACATGCCGCCTAGAGGGGGTGCGCACCACGCACGCAGATTTGGCGGCGACTACGGGCACTATTCGCTGTTTGAACGCATCGTTTACGCATGCGAAGGTGACCGCGAAATCTTCGTCCGTGAAGATGGTAGACAGTACGGTTGCTGAGGATGCGACTCTCACGGTCACGGGCGGCTCGGTGACGACGACCGGAACTTTTACTGAAATGCCGGGGTACCGTATCGAGGATGTTTCGGGCAAGGTGCAGATTTTGGATCAGCCGTGCGAACCGGGCGACTCACACAATGCAAAGGGGCAGCCCAGCGTGTTTATCAACTGCATCGGCGGGTCCGTGACTCTGGCGTAG
- a CDS encoding class I SAM-dependent methyltransferase → MSALSFNAPGEREKSLWLIKKENDPAHSQWYIDRFKAMEAEGKDMAGESRLVNALASRGAKILDAGSGPGRVGKQLHALGHRVTGVDIDPELIDEARRVCPEATWVTADLVDLPQALGFESDAGEDGFELIVCAGNVMGFLARSTRKPVLENFRKVLAPGGRAVIGYGSGPGRDYAFAQFLEDAREVGLNVDSTFSSWDLRPFAEGSEFIVAVLSR, encoded by the coding sequence GTGTCAGCATTGAGTTTTAACGCCCCCGGCGAGCGCGAAAAGTCGCTCTGGCTCATCAAGAAAGAGAACGATCCGGCACATTCGCAATGGTATATCGACCGTTTTAAGGCTATGGAGGCTGAGGGTAAGGATATGGCGGGTGAGTCTCGCCTGGTGAATGCTTTGGCCTCGCGCGGGGCGAAGATTCTGGATGCTGGTTCCGGCCCGGGCCGCGTGGGTAAGCAGCTGCATGCGCTGGGGCATCGGGTGACCGGCGTTGATATTGACCCTGAGCTTATTGATGAGGCGCGCCGCGTATGCCCGGAGGCCACCTGGGTTACGGCTGATTTGGTAGATTTGCCGCAGGCTCTCGGGTTCGAGTCCGATGCCGGTGAGGATGGTTTTGAACTGATCGTGTGTGCCGGGAATGTGATGGGTTTTCTTGCGCGTTCAACCCGTAAGCCGGTGTTAGAGAATTTTCGGAAGGTGCTGGCTCCGGGTGGGCGTGCCGTAATTGGGTATGGTTCCGGTCCCGGTCGTGACTATGCGTTTGCTCAGTTCCTTGAGGATGCGCGCGAGGTCGGCCTGAATGTCGATTCGACGTTTAGTTCCTGGGATTTGCGTCCGTTTGCCGAGGGGTCCGAGTTTATTGTGGCGGTTCTTTCGCGGTAG
- a CDS encoding MFS transporter: MSSPLESSTPTKAPINIGLATLWMLLGVFGVGTIEYLVAGVLPRISRDMAVTEANAGLLITVYALTVVVGGPFLTVITSRVARTPLIVGLMILFIVGNILTAVAPVFPVLVVARILTALPHATFFAVCLILATTLVEPDFQGRMISRITLGLNLATVLGVPLGTLAGNHFGWRSSFVIIAIFQALVVVALVLTTRRAPKRPGSSIASEVKVFGRGEVLKALALTMLSQAGLFVLFTYISPYLEQYSGFDSGAVTVLLFVFGVGSILGNMLGGHCADRNMNATLYIALSSLALALLALFFMGNHAWFAGPWMFVVGAAGFSIIPPLASKLIGAASSAPNLATTVNIAGFQMANAAGAWLGSVALSLGFGLGILPLLGAFLACAAICLLWITHLYEMRRSAM, from the coding sequence ATGAGTTCACCTCTTGAATCATCAACACCCACAAAAGCACCCATCAACATTGGCCTTGCCACGTTGTGGATGCTCCTCGGGGTATTCGGTGTGGGAACTATCGAGTACCTGGTTGCGGGTGTACTGCCGCGAATCTCCCGGGATATGGCGGTTACGGAAGCAAACGCTGGGCTTCTTATCACGGTGTATGCGCTGACAGTCGTTGTGGGCGGACCTTTTCTGACCGTTATCACCTCACGTGTTGCCAGGACCCCGCTCATTGTCGGACTTATGATCCTCTTTATTGTGGGTAATATTCTCACCGCCGTAGCCCCGGTTTTTCCTGTCCTTGTTGTTGCCAGGATATTAACCGCACTGCCGCATGCAACCTTTTTCGCCGTATGCCTCATCCTCGCAACCACTCTGGTTGAGCCCGATTTTCAAGGGCGCATGATCTCAAGGATTACGCTCGGACTCAATCTTGCAACCGTTCTTGGGGTACCGTTGGGCACCCTGGCGGGAAACCACTTCGGCTGGCGTTCTTCGTTCGTTATTATTGCAATTTTCCAAGCACTAGTAGTCGTTGCATTGGTGCTCACGACTCGTCGCGCACCCAAACGCCCAGGCAGCAGTATCGCATCTGAAGTGAAGGTTTTTGGTCGGGGCGAGGTACTAAAAGCATTAGCTCTCACAATGCTCAGTCAAGCCGGTCTCTTCGTCCTGTTTACCTATATTTCGCCGTATCTGGAACAGTATTCCGGCTTTGATTCCGGTGCCGTTACTGTGTTGCTCTTCGTCTTTGGTGTGGGGTCGATTCTGGGGAATATGCTCGGCGGGCATTGTGCAGACCGGAATATGAACGCAACACTATATATCGCTCTCAGCTCTCTTGCCCTAGCGCTACTTGCCTTATTCTTTATGGGCAATCATGCCTGGTTCGCAGGCCCGTGGATGTTCGTCGTAGGAGCCGCAGGTTTCTCCATTATTCCGCCCCTTGCCTCGAAACTCATTGGTGCGGCTAGTAGTGCACCAAACCTTGCCACAACGGTCAATATTGCCGGGTTCCAAATGGCTAATGCGGCAGGGGCATGGCTCGGTTCGGTGGCGCTTTCCTTAGGATTCGGGCTCGGCATTCTACCGTTGCTTGGGGCCTTTTTGGCATGTGCAGCGATTTGCCTTCTCTGGATAACCCACCTCTATGAAATGCGTCGCTCCGCCATGTAA
- a CDS encoding alpha-hydroxy acid oxidase — protein sequence MVQRQFPKPSELKEFMTFKKPSLDFAGNRLEKALTIYDLRKIAKRRTPAAAFDYTDGAAEGEFSMNRARQAFEDIEFHPGVLTDVSTVDTTTEVLGGTSAMPFGIAPTGFTRLMQTEGEIAGAGAAGAAGIPFTLSTLGTTSIEDVRAADPDGRLWFQLYVMREREISYGLVERAAKAGFDTLFFTVDTPVAGSRLRDKRNGFSIPPHLTMKTLLNAIPRPWWWFDFLTTPKLEFASLSSTGGTVGELLDNAMDPSINYEDLKIIREMWPGKIVIKGVQNLEDSKKLADLGVDGILLSNHGGRQLDRAPVPFHLLPKVVREVGNDVEVMVDTGIMNGADIVASMALGAKFTLIGRAYLYGLMAGGRRGVDRTIEILSDEVRRTMKLLQVHNIAELEPKHVTQLRRLQPIPKA from the coding sequence ATGGTACAACGTCAGTTCCCCAAGCCCAGCGAACTCAAAGAATTTATGACGTTCAAGAAGCCCAGCCTGGACTTCGCCGGGAACCGCCTCGAAAAAGCCCTCACCATCTATGACCTGCGCAAGATTGCCAAACGCCGCACCCCAGCTGCCGCTTTTGACTATACCGATGGCGCTGCCGAAGGCGAGTTCTCCATGAACCGCGCACGCCAAGCCTTCGAGGATATCGAGTTTCACCCCGGCGTGCTCACTGATGTTTCGACCGTAGACACCACTACCGAGGTTCTAGGCGGTACCTCCGCCATGCCTTTCGGTATCGCTCCCACCGGCTTCACCCGCCTCATGCAGACCGAGGGTGAGATTGCTGGCGCCGGTGCAGCAGGTGCCGCGGGCATCCCCTTCACCCTGTCTACTCTGGGTACCACCAGCATTGAGGATGTGCGCGCCGCAGACCCCGATGGCCGCCTCTGGTTCCAGCTGTATGTCATGCGCGAGCGCGAAATCTCCTACGGGTTGGTAGAACGCGCCGCCAAAGCAGGATTCGATACGCTCTTCTTCACCGTGGATACACCCGTTGCTGGCTCTCGTTTGCGTGATAAGCGCAACGGTTTTTCCATTCCTCCGCACCTGACGATGAAGACCCTGCTGAACGCGATTCCGCGCCCCTGGTGGTGGTTCGACTTCCTGACCACACCCAAGCTGGAATTCGCCTCGCTTTCTTCGACCGGCGGCACCGTGGGCGAGCTTCTGGATAATGCGATGGATCCCTCCATCAACTATGAGGATCTGAAGATTATCCGCGAAATGTGGCCCGGTAAGATCGTGATTAAGGGCGTGCAGAACCTCGAAGATTCTAAGAAGCTCGCCGATCTGGGCGTGGACGGTATTCTGCTCTCGAACCACGGCGGTCGTCAGCTGGACCGTGCGCCCGTACCCTTCCACCTGCTCCCAAAGGTTGTGCGCGAGGTCGGTAACGACGTTGAGGTGATGGTCGATACCGGCATTATGAACGGTGCCGATATTGTCGCCTCTATGGCTCTGGGTGCAAAGTTCACCCTGATCGGGCGCGCCTACCTGTACGGGCTTATGGCCGGTGGTCGCCGCGGTGTGGACCGTACCATCGAGATCCTTTCCGACGAGGTACGCCGCACCATGAAGCTGCTCCAGGTGCACAACATTGCCGAACTTGAGCCTAAGCACGTAACGCAGCTGCGCCGCCTGCAGCCGATCCCAAAGGCGTAA
- a CDS encoding TlpA family protein disulfide reductase has product MSAFPNVSFLLCTALIAITLAVSGFAKAKDPSSTVTGILNLGLEKIAPLKLTARTLPWAELLLALGMLAAPGILFTAVSGISLMLMLFYLIVIARALATGRTAGCNCFGSKSAAPVSRYTLIRNIALTVAAATVFAASLGSGRALIYELYNLNSADWGWVLGAALIALTMWAVQRGEALAEPDFGESDDNHLLLPVYEDRGDGEEYVRMPIPYATLHTLDGKNFSIRELAELKARVLFFVSPTCGACLSIFDKLAGWAQKLPQLELHPVFSSVSNAKTASVPESITPLIDPKFAAMHAFGRGTPLAVVLGSDGLLAGGPVRGASDVSDVMDQLIEEFTGAESSDEHSEQNTTGQIS; this is encoded by the coding sequence ATGTCTGCTTTTCCGAATGTATCTTTTCTTCTCTGTACGGCGCTGATCGCCATCACCCTGGCGGTGAGCGGGTTCGCCAAGGCTAAGGACCCTTCCAGCACTGTCACGGGTATTCTCAACCTGGGGCTTGAAAAAATTGCTCCGCTGAAGCTCACCGCGCGCACACTCCCCTGGGCCGAACTGCTTCTGGCATTAGGGATGCTCGCAGCGCCGGGCATTCTCTTCACCGCAGTATCGGGCATCTCTCTGATGCTCATGTTGTTCTACCTGATCGTTATTGCGCGGGCGCTTGCCACAGGCCGCACTGCGGGGTGCAATTGTTTCGGTTCAAAATCTGCCGCACCCGTGAGCCGCTATACGCTCATCCGCAATATCGCGTTGACCGTAGCCGCAGCTACGGTTTTTGCCGCGTCTTTGGGCTCAGGTCGAGCACTTATCTACGAGCTGTACAACCTCAACTCTGCTGATTGGGGCTGGGTGCTCGGCGCCGCCCTGATCGCCCTCACCATGTGGGCGGTACAGCGCGGCGAGGCATTGGCTGAGCCAGATTTCGGCGAAAGCGACGATAACCATCTTCTGCTTCCCGTCTATGAGGATCGCGGCGACGGCGAAGAATACGTGCGCATGCCCATTCCGTACGCAACCCTGCATACGCTCGACGGCAAGAATTTTTCGATCCGCGAGCTCGCCGAGCTCAAGGCGCGGGTGCTGTTCTTCGTCTCCCCCACATGCGGCGCTTGCCTGTCGATTTTCGACAAGCTGGCGGGCTGGGCGCAAAAACTGCCGCAGCTTGAGCTGCATCCTGTTTTCAGCAGTGTGAGCAACGCAAAGACAGCGTCTGTGCCCGAGAGCATTACTCCGCTGATAGACCCAAAATTTGCGGCTATGCACGCTTTCGGCCGAGGCACCCCGCTGGCGGTAGTGCTGGGTTCTGACGGCCTGTTGGCAGGCGGGCCGGTGCGGGGCGCATCCGATGTATCCGATGTTATGGACCAGTTGATTGAGGAATTCACCGGCGCCGAAAGCTCGGATGAACACAGCGAGCAGAATACCACTGGGCAAATTTCCTAA
- a CDS encoding TetR/AcrR family transcriptional regulator, with protein MVGVRGQGRKFDTQDALRQAMNVFWRNGYEGTSIAELTAAMGITSSSLYAAFQGKKHLFDKVVEYYLAHQGRFVGIAFDEESNTLPLVRRLLFEAAEAYSDQGGPGGCLIVSAATCVTDANRDVEKKLESHRRANIERLENVIHVDMQRGAVSPDVDATSLAEFVGTVLQGMALRGKDGASARSLRATAEMAYSQVEKVVLP; from the coding sequence ATGGTTGGAGTACGTGGCCAAGGCAGGAAATTTGATACCCAAGATGCGTTGCGCCAAGCTATGAACGTTTTTTGGCGCAACGGTTATGAGGGCACATCTATTGCGGAGCTTACCGCTGCTATGGGCATTACCTCGTCAAGCCTTTATGCAGCTTTCCAAGGCAAGAAGCACCTCTTTGACAAGGTGGTTGAATACTATCTGGCTCATCAGGGGCGTTTTGTGGGTATTGCTTTTGATGAAGAATCTAATACTCTTCCGTTGGTTCGACGACTATTGTTTGAGGCGGCTGAGGCGTATTCAGATCAGGGTGGGCCTGGAGGATGTCTGATCGTGAGTGCGGCAACCTGCGTGACAGACGCTAACCGGGACGTTGAGAAAAAGCTAGAGAGCCACCGCAGGGCAAATATTGAACGACTTGAAAACGTTATACATGTTGATATGCAACGGGGTGCTGTTTCGCCGGATGTTGATGCCACATCTTTAGCTGAGTTTGTGGGAACCGTCTTGCAGGGTATGGCATTGCGCGGTAAAGATGGAGCCTCGGCTCGTAGTCTGCGGGCAACCGCTGAGATGGCGTACTCCCAGGTTGAGAAAGTTGTTTTGCCATAG
- a CDS encoding chemotaxis protein CheA, producing MSLESTSFSRRKLLKAGAIGVPAAGVLAFGSTLVTATSANAISADGWWGEETSAGLQRFMNAVRGAGLVVDGVISSQPAREAARCPGIVGGWEWVEDYHGSPTILAMQTWLKLRRGSGATSTMNGKTIRTLQQHYGISPDDRLDGPSQTIMALQNEINQYVG from the coding sequence ATGTCCCTCGAAAGCACTAGCTTTTCCCGCCGCAAGCTGCTCAAAGCAGGTGCCATAGGAGTTCCCGCCGCAGGCGTGCTCGCCTTCGGCTCCACCCTCGTGACTGCAACCTCCGCCAACGCCATCTCCGCCGACGGCTGGTGGGGCGAAGAAACCAGCGCAGGGCTACAGCGGTTCATGAATGCTGTCAGGGGTGCTGGTCTTGTCGTTGATGGAGTGATTAGTTCACAACCCGCTCGTGAAGCTGCTCGTTGTCCAGGAATTGTGGGCGGATGGGAATGGGTAGAAGATTACCATGGGTCACCCACTATTTTGGCAATGCAAACCTGGTTAAAGCTCCGTCGTGGCTCTGGAGCCACTTCAACGATGAATGGTAAGACTATTCGAACTCTTCAACAGCACTATGGAATCTCCCCAGATGATCGTCTCGACGGTCCCTCCCAGACCATCATGGCCCTCCAGAACGAAATCAACCAGTACGTCGGTTAA
- a CDS encoding TetR/AcrR family transcriptional regulator translates to MTQPKARRGRPPSLTREQIAKTVLDVGFANLTFAAVRDRLGVGETTLYRYAPDRDELVRMGLEYAYSGIEVPSFEGPWREVLTAHALNTWHSLEKYPGAATEVARGIVPPIATYFFEELCVILIKQGFSAKKAVLTCDMLLDMVIDSRRSVEHSDAFIAETGAGREEIQHQMQRTSTDLQSFQDPGASAERQEIRTILRDSVTSDPLEWLRHKMTILLDGIEYSLKS, encoded by the coding sequence ATGACCCAACCCAAAGCCCGCCGTGGACGTCCCCCAAGCCTAACCCGTGAGCAGATTGCCAAAACCGTTTTAGACGTAGGCTTTGCCAATCTCACGTTTGCCGCCGTTCGTGACCGTCTAGGGGTAGGGGAAACCACCCTATACCGCTATGCACCGGACCGCGACGAACTGGTACGTATGGGGCTCGAATATGCCTATTCCGGTATTGAGGTTCCTTCCTTTGAAGGTCCCTGGCGTGAGGTTCTGACTGCACACGCCCTCAATACCTGGCACAGCCTTGAGAAATACCCGGGCGCGGCAACCGAAGTGGCACGCGGCATCGTTCCCCCCATTGCTACATACTTTTTCGAAGAGCTTTGTGTAATTCTCATCAAACAAGGTTTTTCGGCAAAGAAGGCCGTTCTCACCTGCGATATGCTGCTGGATATGGTTATCGACAGCAGACGAAGCGTTGAACACAGCGATGCGTTTATTGCTGAAACCGGCGCTGGACGTGAAGAAATTCAGCACCAGATGCAGCGCACCTCAACCGACCTGCAGTCTTTCCAAGACCCAGGTGCTTCCGCCGAGCGTCAAGAGATTCGGACTATTCTGCGGGATTCGGTGACCTCGGATCCCTTAGAGTGGCTGCGGCATAAAATGACCATTCTGCTCGACGGCATCGAATACTCGCTCAAGTCATAA